A window from Drosophila nasuta strain 15112-1781.00 chromosome 3, ASM2355853v1, whole genome shotgun sequence encodes these proteins:
- the LOC132792134 gene encoding uncharacterized protein LOC132792134 → MAILESCCFWKNVRKGSFACGFYTLIYFGLSTLMFTFYVREEQEFLLGKRTQPVGESILERGDVTVVTVIFNVLFLFCSVLMVLSSILLIVGLRHNKRQLLLPWIGLMLCDLLIECAHLVHLTLSRRVNFDPIVGFIFTIDFFILCLNLYCLLCVISQYQAYRRAAAEQQEHPAMSPTVIFTAPEKLSKSKRQQLAATKAGNSKRHSHRLLAASPLITSQRPTNFSTITEEEEQHQQQQQQQQQLQQQLNGKETAAANGNGDCGHISEQPTSNSIESDIQLHANIPIITLDPNSLQ, encoded by the exons ATGGCAATACTCGAGTCCTGCTGCTTCTGGAAGAATGTGCGAAAGGGCAGCTTTGCATGCGGCTTCTATACTTTG ATCTACTTTGGATTGTCGACGCTCATGTTTACGTTTTATGTGCGCGAGGAGCAGGAATTTCTGCTCGGCAAAAGGACACAGCCTGTGGGCGAAAGCATTCTCGAGAGAGGCGATGTAACTGTAG TAACTGTGATATTcaacgttttgtttttgttttgctcggTGCTGATGGTGTTGTCCTCCATCTTGTTGATTGTGGGTCTGCGGCAT AACAAACGACAATTGCTGCTGCCCTGGATTGGTTTAATGCTCTGCGATTTGCTCATCGAGTGCGCCCATCTTGTCCACCTGACGCTGTCGCGTCGCGTCAATTTTGACCCAATTGTTGGCTTTATATTCACCATAGACTTTTTCATACTCTGCCTGAAT CTCTACTGTCTGCTCTGTGTCATCTCACAGTATCAGGCTTATCGACGCGCTGCCGCCGAGCAGCAAGAACATCCAGCGATGTCG CCCACAGTTATCTTTACAGCACCCGAGAAGCTGAGCAAATCGAAGCGTCAGCAACTTGCCGCCACCAAGGCTGGCAACAGTAAGCGGCATTCGCATCGACTGCTTGCTGCAAGTCCTTTGATCACCTCCCAGCGTCCCACCAACTTTTCCACCATCaccgaggaggaggagcaacaccaacaacaacaacagcaacaacagcagctgcagcaacagttgaATGGCAAAGAAACAGCAG CTGCCAATGGCAATGGTGATTGTGGACACATCTCGGAGCAACCAACCAGCAATTCCATTGAATCGGATATCCAATTGCATgccaatataccaattattaCATTAGATCCCAATTCGCTGCAATGA